Proteins from one Mercurialis annua linkage group LG7, ddMerAnnu1.2, whole genome shotgun sequence genomic window:
- the LOC126656100 gene encoding transcription factor IBH1-like gives MNRRHPHRFSSNPNSLKSRFTKRFIRSLLKINRQTPNDIHNISISQRWRRVRTAANKSLAFAVGTRRAWSRAMICKIQNRARNRRLLGRRVSVKRIKNQSKIKRKKIVKNQEGGGFDQTCMLRKLVPGGEGMELCSLLGEAAHYIKCLNTQVQVMKSIADLYSN, from the coding sequence ATGAATCGTCGTCATCCCCACCGCTTTTCTTCAAACCCTAATTCGTTAAAATCTAGGTTTACCAAAAGATTCATCCGATCTTTGCTAAAAATCAACCGCCAAACACCAAATGATATTCACAACATCTCGATCTCTCAAAGGTGGCGTAGGGTTCGAACTGCTGCGAATAAATCTCTTGCTTTCGCTGTCGGAACACGAAGAGCTTGGAGTAGGGCAATGATTTGCAAGATTCAGAACCGAGCTCGGAACAGACGGCTGCTCGGACGACGTGTTTCGGTAAAGAGAATCAAGAATCAGTCGAAGATAAAGAGAAAGAAGATCGTCAAGAATCAAGAAGGTGGTGGTTTTGATCAAACGTGTATGCTAAGAAAGCTCGTCCCGGGCGGTGAGGGTATGGAGTTGTGCAGTTTGTTGGGTGAAGCTGCACATTATATTAAGTGTCTTAATACACAGGTACAGGTGATGAAAAGTATTGCtgatttatattctaattaa